A genomic window from Methanovulcanius yangii includes:
- a CDS encoding ArsR/SmtB family transcription factor: MIEGDEVSRLLDVLGNRNRRRIIGLLREKPCFVTEISERLEISPKAVVEHLQYMERENVLLWRTDERRRKYYYLSRKINVRIDVEDETLGGMVRSETETAFFRSVRLLENLFASRNYYLSSLEYIEHDIDAAIADLVSTSKDILDGETEITLVTALCSSALSVDEIVEITGISRDELVKSLARLTAAGIVSWNGQLYKVREKNGT, encoded by the coding sequence ATGATCGAAGGGGATGAGGTATCCCGCCTTCTGGATGTGCTTGGAAACCGGAACCGGAGAAGGATCATCGGACTCCTGCGCGAAAAACCATGCTTTGTGACTGAGATATCGGAGAGGCTGGAGATCAGCCCAAAAGCCGTAGTGGAGCATCTCCAGTATATGGAACGCGAGAATGTCCTTCTCTGGAGGACGGATGAGAGGAGGAGGAAATACTACTACCTCTCGAGAAAAATCAATGTAAGAATCGATGTGGAGGACGAAACTCTTGGTGGAATGGTCAGGTCGGAGACCGAAACGGCCTTTTTCCGTTCGGTGCGACTCCTTGAAAACCTGTTTGCCTCCAGAAATTATTACCTGAGCAGTCTCGAGTATATCGAGCATGATATTGATGCAGCGATCGCTGATCTTGTGTCCACTAGCAAAGACATATTAGACGGCGAGACAGAGATTACTCTGGTAACTGCTCTTTGCAGTAGTGCCCTCTCAGTGGATGAAATTGTGGAAATTACAGGAATTTCCAGAGACGAACTGGTTAAATCCCTTGCACGCCTGACTGCGGCGGGGATCGTATCGTGGAACGGACAACTCTATAAGGTGCGTGAGAAAAATGGCACATGA
- a CDS encoding heat-shock protein Hsp90, with amino-acid sequence MAHDPNDDVSKILAKAMEELIRNLPVDDSARFVGCTIITGTGEDTRIFQMDDYDEGLPYELVEDDEFIYITLEIPSEEMSAPSVEFMDDKVVIALGNRITEIQLKSPIHAGQSRFGIKHGIMDILCRKILLPKIE; translated from the coding sequence ATGGCACATGACCCCAACGACGACGTATCAAAAATACTCGCAAAAGCGATGGAAGAGTTAATCAGGAACCTGCCGGTTGATGATTCGGCACGGTTTGTTGGTTGCACCATCATTACCGGAACGGGCGAGGATACCCGGATTTTCCAGATGGACGATTATGATGAGGGTCTGCCCTATGAGCTGGTTGAAGATGATGAGTTCATCTACATCACCCTTGAAATACCGTCCGAGGAAATGTCTGCACCTTCGGTTGAATTCATGGATGACAAAGTTGTCATCGCTCTTGGAAACAGGATAACGGAGATTCAACTAAAGTCCCCCATCCATGCAGGGCAAAGCAGATTTGGAATAAAACATGGTATTATGGATATTCTCTGCAGGAAAATACTCCTGCCAAAAATTGAATAA